A window of the Bacteroides thetaiotaomicron VPI-5482 genome harbors these coding sequences:
- a CDS encoding alpha/beta hydrolase, producing the protein MTDINKPVNLNEMIKSIIMRIKLIRCIELKAIVTLSLVLINSGNLLIGSNLFIRDNNDLSADTILRYNHYPTGKLYVYYSKDQTNQSSPAVIFFFGGGWNSGSPKQFESQASYLNKYGVTVVLADYRTQKNAGTTPKEALMDAKSAMRYLKQHAMSIHVDPDKILAGGGSAGGHLAAATAFCHQINNPEDDLNVSSIPKALILFNPVIDNGPHGYGFDRVKDYYRDFSPIHNIKKDAPPAIFFLGSEDNIVLLETALKFKKKMEHVGSRCDLLLYPGQKHGFFNAKFEEFFEKTMSATVVFLKSLGYIK; encoded by the coding sequence ATGACAGATATAAATAAACCTGTTAATTTGAATGAAATGATAAAAAGTATAATAATGCGAATTAAACTAATACGGTGTATAGAATTAAAGGCTATTGTAACATTATCTTTAGTTCTTATTAATAGTGGAAACCTATTAATAGGTAGCAACCTGTTTATTAGAGATAACAATGATTTAAGTGCAGATACGATTTTGAGATATAATCACTATCCTACAGGTAAACTCTATGTTTATTATTCCAAGGACCAAACGAATCAGAGTTCTCCGGCTGTTATTTTCTTTTTTGGTGGAGGTTGGAATTCCGGTTCTCCTAAACAATTTGAATCACAAGCCAGTTATTTGAATAAGTATGGAGTAACAGTTGTATTAGCTGATTATCGAACCCAAAAGAATGCAGGTACTACTCCTAAAGAAGCTTTAATGGATGCAAAATCAGCTATGCGTTATTTAAAGCAGCATGCAATGTCCATACATGTTGATCCTGATAAAATATTGGCAGGCGGTGGCTCTGCAGGTGGACATTTGGCTGCTGCAACAGCTTTTTGTCATCAAATTAATAATCCGGAGGATGATCTTAATGTGTCATCAATTCCTAAAGCTTTGATCCTTTTTAATCCGGTTATAGATAATGGACCTCATGGGTACGGATTCGACAGAGTAAAAGATTATTATAGAGATTTTTCTCCTATACATAATATAAAAAAAGATGCTCCTCCTGCTATATTTTTTTTAGGGAGTGAGGATAATATTGTTTTGCTTGAAACGGCTCTAAAGTTTAAGAAGAAAATGGAACATGTAGGGTCACGTTGCGATTTATTGCTATATCCGGGACAAAAGCACGGTTTCTTTAATGCTAAGTTTGAAGAATTTTTTGAAAAAACGATGTCAGCTACTGTGGTCTTCTTGAAATCTTTAGGATATATTAAATAG
- a CDS encoding DUF6705 family protein, with protein sequence MKTFKFILLALVVSNTITAQKNVRPTKNLDSYEGTWIYQKNDIIFKIKLQKGQEAWRNDLINGLYGGYYLSVRGEVLENYMSGFPVYWDFSKDPRPNNMYIWVSNHSLRLDDINPNYVSVWFYDQRKRHFGGKGITGGYIQLLSPTKIRWKLDELTGIWNETEGDESISDAERRPIGFSVPDDVIMTKE encoded by the coding sequence ATGAAAACATTCAAATTTATCTTATTAGCATTAGTTGTTAGTAATACTATTACAGCACAGAAGAATGTACGTCCTACTAAGAATTTGGATTCTTATGAAGGTACTTGGATTTATCAAAAGAACGATATTATTTTCAAAATAAAGCTACAAAAAGGGCAAGAGGCATGGAGAAACGATCTAATTAACGGACTTTATGGAGGATATTATCTTTCTGTTAGAGGAGAGGTATTAGAGAACTATATGAGTGGATTCCCTGTATATTGGGATTTTTCAAAAGACCCTCGTCCTAATAACATGTATATTTGGGTTTCTAATCACTCACTTCGTTTAGATGATATCAATCCCAATTATGTTAGCGTTTGGTTTTATGACCAACGTAAAAGACATTTTGGTGGTAAGGGAATTACAGGTGGATACATACAGTTATTGTCACCTACTAAGATTCGCTGGAAACTGGATGAATTAACAGGTATTTGGAATGAGACAGAAGGTGATGAATCTATTAGTGATGCAGAAAGGAGACCAATTGGCTTTTCTGTCCCGGATGACGTTATTATGACGAAAGAATAG
- a CDS encoding hybrid sensor histidine kinase/response regulator transcription factor, with translation MKRSTLKNLISVAVCLLFLLHPTFAEGKIQYNNVRFKQLSITEGLSHNTVNAISQDSKGFMWFGTRNGLCRYDGYNITRYFHEEGDSTTISHDFITKLYNDPCRNVLWISTEQGICKYNPQNEQFTRYHIEGNNKNSVLFLNTSDSRLLTGCSNGIYQYDNEKNSFTPFILNEGKGENIRGLVEDSNNVLWINSNKGVKRYNLKKEQFEPLPLNIRPFLETCIQLVMLPGNQLLFNTPQEVFVYNINNDSLYPLAAIKDIRQFRCATTDTMNNIWLGTENGIFIYDQTFRLVTHYQQSESDLSNLNDSPIYSLFEDYNHNMWVGTYFGGVNYFIYASDQFRIYPYGNSPNHLSGKAVRQIINTPDNGLYIATEDGGLNYLNSNREITRSERLHERMNIKARNIHSLLIDSKQNLWIGLFLRGMNYYMPKENKTLSFNDGMGKNSSGFCIIEDETGKIWYGGPSGLFTLKKQNGSFQLKKVSALPVFCMLNLNDSIIWTGNRQNGIYQINKRTEEQTPLPQFSSSKLYMTYLYMDSQGNIWAGTNNDGLFVLNKKGEKLKSYSKKELGSNAIKGIIEDDQNTIWIGTDNGLCNIQPKSGLISRYTIADGLPTNQFNYSSVCKKPDGELFFGTINGMISFYPEQVRPVEPHFNIALTGVWSNNDVVSSSNPDALLPASISESDVMTLTHEQAQSIRIEYSGLNYQYKDKTQYAMKLEGIDKEWQFVGNQHQVRFSNLPTGDYTLKIKASNDGVNWDEKGQKELTIHVLPPWWLSIWAYLTYVCMVLCIIYLAYKYTKARLILLMRLKTEHEQRVNMEKMNQSKINFFTYVSHDLKTPLTLILSPLQRLIKQKQIDNNDREKLEVIYRNANRMHYLIDELLTFSKIEMQQMEINVRKGNIMHFLEEISHIFDIVSKEKEIDFIVSLEETDEEVWFSPSKLERIMYNLLSNAFKYTQPGDYVKLSAKLLKKDSENFIEISVKDSGRGIPKEMKDKIFDSYFQVEKKDHREGFGLGLSLTKSLIHMHKGEIKVESEVGKGSEFIVSLNVSESAYSSSEKSLESITSEEIQKYNLRMKETIELIPDQLISTEQDNTDVKESILIVEDNKEMNDYLAEIFSKDYQVFRAYNGAEACKLLKKQLPDLIVSDVMMPVMDGLELTAYVKQDLNSSHIPVILLTAKTDELDHTQGYLKGADAYITKPFNAQNLELLVQNMRTNRKQNIEYFKRIEKLNITQITNNPRDEVFMKELVDLIMANIKDEEFGVTEIITHMKVSRSLLHTKLKSLTGCSITQFMRTIKMKEAKIHLQNGMNVSEASYAVGMSDPNYFTKCFKKEFNITPTEFIKQLNL, from the coding sequence ATGAAAAGGAGTACACTCAAAAATCTTATATCGGTAGCAGTTTGTTTATTATTCCTGCTTCATCCGACATTTGCGGAAGGAAAAATCCAATATAATAATGTCCGCTTCAAACAGCTAAGCATTACAGAAGGGCTTTCTCATAATACTGTCAATGCCATATCTCAGGACAGTAAGGGATTTATGTGGTTTGGCACCAGGAATGGATTATGCAGATATGATGGGTATAATATTACCCGGTACTTTCACGAAGAAGGGGATTCCACTACAATCAGCCATGATTTTATCACCAAACTATATAATGACCCCTGCCGGAATGTCCTCTGGATTTCTACGGAGCAAGGAATCTGCAAATACAATCCCCAGAATGAACAATTCACACGCTATCACATAGAGGGAAACAATAAGAACAGTGTCTTATTTCTGAACACGTCTGACAGCAGATTGCTGACCGGATGCAGTAACGGCATCTATCAATACGATAATGAAAAAAACAGCTTCACTCCTTTTATATTAAATGAAGGAAAAGGAGAAAATATTCGTGGACTGGTAGAAGACTCAAACAATGTTCTATGGATAAACAGTAACAAAGGGGTGAAACGCTATAATCTAAAGAAGGAACAATTTGAACCACTGCCTCTGAACATCCGTCCATTTTTGGAAACGTGCATTCAATTAGTTATGTTGCCTGGCAATCAGTTGTTATTCAATACACCTCAAGAGGTATTTGTGTACAATATCAATAATGATTCGCTGTATCCTCTGGCCGCGATCAAGGATATCAGACAATTCAGATGTGCAACAACTGATACTATGAACAACATCTGGCTGGGAACCGAAAATGGAATTTTCATTTATGACCAGACCTTTCGGTTAGTGACTCACTATCAGCAGTCGGAAAGTGACTTGAGTAATCTGAACGATTCTCCTATTTATAGCCTTTTTGAAGATTACAATCATAACATGTGGGTTGGAACCTATTTCGGTGGTGTGAATTATTTTATATATGCTTCGGATCAGTTCCGGATTTATCCTTATGGAAACTCTCCCAATCATCTGAGTGGTAAAGCTGTACGCCAGATCATCAATACTCCGGACAACGGGCTCTATATTGCTACCGAAGACGGAGGGCTTAACTACCTGAACAGCAATCGGGAAATAACGCGTTCCGAACGACTCCATGAACGGATGAATATAAAAGCCCGGAATATACATTCCTTGCTGATTGACAGTAAACAGAACCTATGGATCGGTCTGTTTCTTCGGGGAATGAACTATTATATGCCCAAAGAGAACAAAACGCTTTCTTTTAATGACGGAATGGGGAAAAACTCATCCGGGTTCTGCATCATAGAAGACGAAACCGGCAAAATCTGGTATGGAGGGCCGTCGGGACTATTTACCTTGAAGAAACAGAACGGCAGTTTCCAGTTGAAAAAAGTTTCTGCACTTCCTGTCTTTTGCATGCTTAACCTCAATGACAGCATTATCTGGACTGGAAACCGTCAAAATGGAATATACCAGATAAACAAACGAACAGAAGAACAGACACCTCTTCCACAATTCTCATCCAGTAAGTTGTATATGACTTATTTATATATGGACTCGCAGGGGAATATTTGGGCAGGAACGAACAATGACGGGCTTTTTGTTCTGAATAAAAAAGGCGAAAAATTGAAAAGTTATTCGAAGAAAGAATTGGGATCGAACGCTATAAAAGGTATAATAGAAGATGATCAGAACACTATATGGATAGGAACAGACAACGGATTATGTAATATTCAGCCGAAATCCGGATTAATCAGCCGGTATACCATAGCCGACGGACTGCCGACCAATCAGTTCAATTATTCCTCTGTCTGCAAGAAACCCGACGGCGAACTGTTCTTCGGAACAATTAATGGCATGATTTCTTTCTATCCTGAACAGGTGCGCCCTGTAGAACCTCATTTTAATATCGCTTTGACAGGAGTATGGAGCAATAACGATGTCGTATCTTCCAGCAATCCGGATGCGCTACTGCCCGCCTCTATCTCTGAAAGTGATGTGATGACGCTTACCCACGAACAGGCACAATCCATACGTATCGAATACTCAGGGCTTAATTATCAATACAAAGATAAAACGCAATATGCCATGAAGCTGGAAGGCATCGATAAAGAATGGCAGTTTGTAGGCAATCAGCATCAGGTACGTTTCTCTAATCTCCCGACCGGAGATTATACATTGAAGATTAAAGCAAGCAATGACGGAGTAAACTGGGATGAAAAAGGACAGAAAGAGTTGACTATCCATGTACTACCTCCGTGGTGGCTTTCTATATGGGCCTATCTGACCTACGTATGTATGGTTCTCTGCATCATCTATTTGGCATATAAATATACCAAAGCCAGGTTGATTCTTCTTATGAGACTGAAAACGGAACATGAGCAACGGGTTAATATGGAGAAGATGAATCAATCGAAAATAAACTTCTTTACGTACGTATCTCATGATCTGAAAACACCGTTGACTTTGATCCTGTCACCACTTCAGCGGCTCATCAAACAGAAACAAATCGATAATAATGATCGCGAGAAACTGGAAGTCATCTACCGCAATGCCAACAGAATGCATTATCTTATTGACGAACTGCTCACTTTCAGTAAAATCGAAATGCAGCAAATGGAAATTAACGTCAGAAAAGGAAACATCATGCATTTCCTGGAAGAGATTTCTCATATCTTCGATATTGTATCTAAGGAAAAGGAGATTGATTTCATTGTCAGTCTGGAAGAAACGGATGAAGAAGTCTGGTTCTCTCCATCCAAGCTGGAACGCATCATGTATAATCTGCTGTCGAATGCTTTCAAATACACCCAGCCGGGAGATTATGTGAAACTCAGTGCCAAGCTTCTCAAAAAAGATTCGGAAAATTTCATCGAAATATCAGTAAAAGACAGCGGCAGAGGGATTCCTAAAGAGATGAAAGATAAAATCTTTGACAGCTACTTCCAAGTAGAAAAAAAGGATCATAGAGAAGGCTTCGGATTGGGGTTATCTCTCACGAAGTCACTGATTCATATGCATAAGGGGGAGATTAAGGTTGAAAGCGAAGTCGGAAAGGGATCGGAATTTATCGTCAGCCTGAATGTTTCAGAATCTGCCTATAGCTCTTCGGAGAAATCTTTGGAAAGTATCACGTCCGAAGAAATACAGAAATATAATCTGCGGATGAAAGAAACGATCGAACTGATTCCCGACCAGTTGATTTCTACCGAGCAAGATAACACCGACGTCAAAGAAAGTATCCTTATTGTAGAAGATAATAAAGAGATGAATGATTATCTGGCAGAGATATTTAGCAAAGATTATCAGGTATTTCGTGCTTACAATGGTGCTGAGGCTTGTAAGTTACTGAAGAAGCAACTGCCCGATCTGATAGTCAGCGATGTAATGATGCCCGTGATGGATGGTCTGGAATTAACGGCATACGTCAAACAGGATTTGAATAGCAGTCATATCCCGGTAATTCTGCTAACTGCTAAAACGGATGAATTGGATCATACTCAAGGGTACTTGAAAGGGGCGGATGCGTATATAACCAAGCCTTTTAATGCACAGAATCTGGAACTATTGGTTCAGAATATGCGTACTAACAGAAAGCAGAACATTGAGTATTTCAAGCGGATCGAGAAGCTGAACATTACACAAATAACGAACAATCCACGTGATGAAGTATTTATGAAAGAGTTAGTTGACCTGATTATGGCCAATATCAAAGACGAAGAGTTCGGAGTTACTGAAATTATTACTCATATGAAAGTGAGCCGAAGCCTGTTGCATACCAAGCTTAAATCATTGACCGGATGTTCTATCACCCAGTTCATGCGGACTATAAAGATGAAAGAAGCAAAGATTCATTTACAGAATGGCATGAATGTCTCGGAAGCTTCGTACGCCGTAGGAATGTCCGACCCTAACTATTTTACAAAATGTTTTAAGAAAGAGTTTAATATCACTCCTACTGAATTTATCAAACAACTGAATCTGTAA
- a CDS encoding DUF6705 family protein, which produces MKTFRIIVLLLVLGINATAQENQNFAKILDTYVGTWVYQKNDTVFKIKFQKGQQLWTKKTANGLYGGYYLSVNGRVLEDYMGELPTCWDVLKECQPNNLFIWAYSPYTDELGSLGIIFYDQRKRHFGGKGITGGYIQLLSPTKIRWKLDEEKGIWNETEGDESISDAGRRPIGFSVPDDVIMTKE; this is translated from the coding sequence ATGAAAACATTTAGAATTATTGTATTGCTATTAGTTCTAGGAATTAATGCTACAGCACAAGAAAATCAAAATTTTGCTAAGATACTAGATACTTATGTAGGTACTTGGGTTTATCAGAAAAATGATACCGTATTTAAAATTAAATTTCAAAAAGGTCAACAGCTATGGACAAAAAAAACCGCAAATGGACTTTATGGAGGATATTATCTATCAGTCAATGGAAGAGTATTGGAAGATTATATGGGAGAACTTCCTACGTGTTGGGATGTATTAAAAGAGTGTCAGCCTAATAATTTGTTTATATGGGCTTACAGTCCTTATACTGATGAATTAGGAAGTTTAGGTATAATATTTTATGACCAACGTAAAAGACACTTTGGTGGTAAGGGGATTACAGGTGGATACATACAGTTATTGTCGCCTACTAAGATTCGCTGGAAACTGGATGAGGAAAAAGGAATTTGGAATGAGACAGAAGGTGATGAATCTATTAGTGACGCAGGAAGGAGACCAATTGGCTTTTCTGTCCCAGATGACGTTATTATGACGAAAGAATAA